Genomic window (Drosophila ananassae strain 14024-0371.13 chromosome 3L, ASM1763931v2, whole genome shotgun sequence):
GGCCGTGTTGCTGTGTTGGCATTTCATTTAGCGCCCAGCCCAACTTCACAACCACTTTCCGCCGCCATTCGTCCGCCCTTTCTCGTCCGCCATCGCTTGCAATTGCCATTTCCGCTTCCTGAAATTTGCCATTCGTTACACACAGTAGAAcacaacaacacacacacagtccggactgaaaccgaaacttaaacagaaacagaaacagaaagcCTTCTCCCCTCCGGGCACCgacattttcatttccatgcTTGGGCGCATCGCAGCGAATCAATTATTCATCATCATCGATTAAGTGAGGGGAGCTCACAGGACGAGCGAGAGTCCTTTTGCCGGGCAGGCCCTTCACCCTGCCTCCCTGTCACACTTTTATTGTTATGATTTCTGCCGTCTGTAATGGGCACACTTGAAGGATTCTGAGCGGCCGGGCAGGAACATCAAAGCGAAAGGACAAGGCATGCAAGGACTAAGTCTGATTTCAAAAGGTGTTCAAGAtacttttaatatttgtaggattgaaagaaatatttaaataatattttagtaGAATTCACTTCTGAATAAAGAGTCTGTATGGATTTCATTCTTATTTAATGAGTATCACTGGTCCTTGGACCGAAACAGGACTCATCCACATACACATACGTTATGCTGACATATCAATACGGTGTGCGGTGGGCCTGTATGAGAGTCATATATCTACACAAACATAACAATACATCGACATCGGAGATGGGAGATGGGACCAGGCGGAAAATAGGGCCAGGAATCAGATACATGTAGCGAGAAACAGCAGGCCATTCCATGCCCCATCCGACTGCCCCTCTGGCTCACTGACTCTCATCATCATTGCGTCCTGCGCCGTGCTCCTTGCGCTTATTTTCGCCATTatccattaaatatttatgaaaattgcTTTTGCTGCAGTTTTATTCACTTTCTTGCTTCACTTTGCATGCGTCGCCGCCGCCAGGAGGAGGATGTCTTTGGGCGGGAATCCCCCAAAGGCCGAATCTGAGTGGCAGAGTGGCAGTATAGAAGGGCCGGAGTCTGGGGCGGGGGAAAGCCAGTGAAACAATAAAGCTTAAGATTTCAATTTCCTTACAGCTTAAAGCCGACTCTTGGCCTCCTCCATTGCCATTCGGCCGCCAGTGTGCAATTCCTGGCCCATAAATCTTGGGAAGACATGTGCCTAGATAATCCAACATTATGAAAAAGCCCCGGCTACAATAAATATTCGCATCAATGGCGCCATTTTTAATAGCCGAATGTTAAACGAGCTGCAAGGCTCTCTATAATGAAATATGGCCAATGTGATGCCTGATATCCGGACGACATGACTGCCCAGATATAAGCCACATGTTTCTCCCCAtaagccacaaaaaaaaagtccgTAATTAAATGAGAGGCTATAAAGGCTATAATTAATCCTACTTGGACTTAATCTTAATTATTTAATGGTATGTACAATTGTTTTAAGGACTCTAAACTTTCGAGagataataaattatatagcCTTCGGGGTAAATTAGAAATTCTTCGTGGGTCTTGACTTGGAAGGCATTTTAGGGGGCATGGCCAATTTCCACACACATTCCGGGTGTTCCGGGTTCCAGGTTCCGGGTGTTTAACTCATCACCTGCCCTGACACCTGGCGAATGATTTCCTGGCTGCCACACGTAGCAGCTATCTAAATTTCAATTAGAGTTTAAACCACCCCGTAGCATGTCCTTGTGCCACCTAGCACCTCCTTGCACCACCTCTTCACCTTGCGGCGTAAATAACTCAACTCATTAGTTGCATGTTCATGTGCGGCAGCATTTTTCTCGGGCTTAAATCAGTGGAAGATTGCAGAGAAGGTACATACATCCGCCATGGGGCATAAGTGGTTGGGGGAGTGtatatttttctgcattttcctttttttccacCAAGAGGGGCATCATAAATTTGTTGCGAGggattttgtttttgggagTGGGAGGAGAGTCGTAGTATCTGGGCaggtttttcctttttgagtAACGATACTTAATAAACCCGCATCATTTTCCCATTTGGTACTCGCACTTCATACGATCCTGCCCCACATCGAGGCGCCACTTCCACTTACACTTCCTCTTCCTGTTGCCGCTTCCAAATTACCTGTCATTTCGAAATTATGATGCCAGGGAATCGCTGCTGGCTAAGGACGGAGGATTGCTGAGTCCTTGGCTGCTATCCGGAGGGGAGCCATCACTGTGGACTGATGCAGGAacaatttttatgtttatggcTAAAAGCGCCTcctaattttattttgttgcccCAGGCGGAAGCGACACTGCCACATATCTCAAACTAATGCCACCAGCAATGTAAAACCTTATGCGCATTTTCCGATTGTAATCTCCAGGCTAAGGATGGGGGAGAAGTCATCATCCGGCGTCAGGATAGCTGTCATCAGGCCTCTCACACATGCTTTTTTACTCGAAATAACATGACAGCCAAATGATATTCCCTCGGAGTGGACATCATCCTGGGGAAAAGCTGACAAGCTCTGACTTTGATTGCTGTCTGAAGCCTAAAGTCAACTGAGACTGGGACAAGAAAATGCCAAAAACTTAACTCTACCGATTTACATATTTAATTCAATTGCAAAagcaataataatattatgatTAGGAGCTGGAATTTGGTTGCCTTTAAAGGCTCACATTTTAGTGACCAAGTCGGGGTCTGGCATTTTACCATCTAGACTGCGAATAAGGATGACCCCGGCCGAGAAGACCAGGGCGCACTTGACGAATGACCAGGAATAGCGGTCCTTGTAGATCTCCCGACACCACTCCCAGGGCTTCACCTGCGACCACACCGTCATATCCCTCAGCTTGAGTAATTGCcgaccaaaaaatatatatatagatatctGTAGAGACAGCGGCTGTGGTGGCCATGAATCACGATTTAGTCCGACTGGATTACTTACCAATTTGAAATTGCGTTATAAACACGTCGAAATAAGTACTATATATACAACGCACATATATATAATGTgtgtttggaaaatatttgtcGTCTGGCCAGGTACTAGATGTACATATAGAGAGCAGAAACGAATGGCAATTTCATGACACACTTGCCCAAAAGAatttctgattctgattttgGTCTTGcatatgaatatttttgcGAGAAATGCAAACAAGCAAGTGGGTCAAGACAGCCAGCGGGCGTTTGTGTTTTGATTTGGCAAGCTTGTTAATTAGCCAAGAAATTTATTTGCGATTCGTACACACTAACTTATACTTATATGCCATAAACATCTTAATCTATATTCGAAATCCTTCTCgaacacacacccacacctcCTCCATCATTTCACGGAGCTGGTGAAGTTCTTCTCGTTGCTCAGACACTGATTGCAAATGGTGCAGAAGATTTGctggaaaaatatataaataagaaATAGATATAGAAGAGATATCCATATAGATATATAGTTAGTTATTTTGCCTATAATGTGGGTGATAATTGTGGAAATATTCTACATAACTGACAGTACAGTATTTAGTAACTGAAttgtttttgcaaaaaaataacttaaactttatcctttttttacctcttttaatttaataataaaagtcaAAGATGTActtattaaaaatagtttttaaaaacttattcAAACTTATTCATCTGAAATATGAAActatgttttgtttattttattttctattttattctCATATGTTTGCAATTAATTCTTTAGTGGCCTGTCTCTCGTTGAGATAATTACTTTAGAATgattctatttttaatttagtaTTCAAATATGACCTATTTTctgtagaaaataaataaataagtatatttttaatttaatattcaaaTATGACCTGTTTTCTGTAGATGTGCTAAtttaaacttgttttttttaaaacttattCAAACTCTGAAATATGAAACTttgttttgaatatttaatttttttcacatttttcatttgtttacaattattttttgtttgcctgaagtctctGTCTCGTTGAGTTAATTACTTTAAAGTTTGAataattctatttttaatttaatattcaaatatgacctattttcctttctttttaaaaataatatataaaaaatacttatTTAGAGAAGAATGCTGCACATGTCAGACTTTAGAATTTACTAAAGAAAACACTTTTAATTCCTCagataaaatttgaatttaataaatatttgaagcTTAACTTACTGGTAGCGAGGACCTGGCATAGCAGCCTCCTTGCGAGGATCCTGTGCTCTCGAAGTGCCGCAGCCAGGACTTGATGACATTCGTGGGCGGCGTTTGGTAAATGCTGAACTGCTTCTTGAAGAGCCGCTGGGCGGTGCTGATGGAGTCGTTGCTCTTGTAATACGCTCGGATGACGAACGCCCGGTGCACACCCGTCCACTGATCCATTGCGACTGCAACTGGCCAGGAATCTGGCCACAGAGAGCGTCCGAACGAGCGCCATGTGGCAGCCGTCTGTTTGGCTTGCCAGCTTTTCCGAATGCTGGCGGCACTTCCGGCTCACGGCCGCCATAAAAAACGCTTGtcgtttaataataaaattaatatattttagttCTATGTGCGAGTATTTCAAACATTCATAATTAATTGGTCGTGCAATGAGGGGGTGGGTGTAGAGGCCAGTAGAGGCGAAGGTGCAATGTGCATCGAAAGTCTAAAAATATCAACCGCACTTCGGCTGAcgcggcgtatgagcaatatgcatttttttggGATTCTTTTGAAAATCTCTTTTGGCTCGACCCTGCTGTTAGTTTCAAGTGCAAATTGTCTTTAGTTCAGTTACCCCAATTTTACGgccatcaatcaatcaatcaggCAAAGCCATCATCATTATGCTCCATCAGCTCCGAAAGTACAGCCATCAGAGGCGTTACTGGGTGGCAAAGTGGCAAGGAGTGGGTGGCATGGAGTGGGATGGGATGGTGGATGGTTGGTCCAAAATCCACTTGAACTCATTTAAAGTTTCGTTACAAGTTAAATCCGCTTTGCAATTTGGCAAGTGAGTAAGCAGTTGGCATTGCCAAAGTCTTTAAGCCCTTTTGTTGGCTTCATTGGCACTGCTACTCTACTTGAAGGATTTTAAGTTTTCCGATTAATTTTGGATAATAATCTCATAACTCTTAAGATTATGATAGTGTTTCTAATATTAGCACTTGATGGTTtagtttattatattttctaaatttaattaaaaacaataaagaacTTGAAACCTTGAGGCTACTCTTTCTTAAACTGCAAGATAGTTGTACTGCCACATCAGCctgtttttggccaagatgCTCCCACTGTTTATGCCAAAAAGTGTATTCAAGAAAGGACTCCTGCTGCTTTGTTGATTTTGTTTCAGAGATTCTTTTTTGTTCGGTTCGCTTCGCCATTTTGCTGGACCATCGAGCACGTAACTGCAATACAATGCACGGCCGTCGcttagatatagatatagatacatTTATGTAGTATCCTGTGCTGTTGTATCCTTGTGCTGTTGCAGCAAAGTTAGCAAATGCTTCTGTCGCTTTGCCATTTACACAGTTAGCCGGGCTAACAGGCGGAAAGGAAGGCAGGCTGGAAGGCTGGAAGGCTGAAAGGCTCCTCTGGCCACCCAGGAAGGcagccatccatccatccatcgcACGTCCAACCCGCTACACTTGTAGTGGTGTGTATctatgtgtgtttgtgtgtgtgtgcatccttcttttcctgtttcctttttttttttagccatcTCTGCTTGTCATTTTGACACCTTCATTTGCTCTGAACATTCAGCTCCAGTCAGGGGGCAGTGATTCTGTTTGCTTTCGtaactttttttcttctttcccctcgagtgtgagtgtgtgtgtgtgtgtgagtatcTGTGTGCAACATTTTGGCTGTAGATACTTTAATATGGGGCACTCATAGGATATTGTTGCACCCTACAGAGAGTTTATataaaagttttaattaaaacatagtaGAAACAATAGAGTTATTAAGGAGAGAGTAGTTCCTTTCTTTCTCTTTCAACAattacatttaaaataataaaaaataataaataaaaataataggtACTTGCCACACACATTATTATATCCTTCCTACCTTCCGATCCTTTGAATCCTTGAAAAAACCGGAAAAAGCCCGCATTGTCCGACAGTTGAGAtaaaaaaagtacaaaaatctGTTGAAAAAAGCAACAATGCCAAGACAAATGATCCAATGACTGTCTGACTGCACTttgcccccaaaaaaaaaaagaggaaaatcAGAACAAAATCGAAGGAAAAAATTGTTAAGGAAAATGTATCGGGTTAGCTCCGGGTTCTGTCTCAATTTCGGTAAGCGTCCGgcgttttttttctttttatgtaAAGTTCTGGTGGATTTGGCAGGACCCTCTGCCTTCTTCTAGGATctggatgatgatgatgacaaAGGGCTGGGGCCAAAGAGCAACTTTCAACTGGGTCAAGACTTCATTGtttatctttttctttttttttttgggggtttttcTCTGGTAAGCTCTTACCATTCTAGTCCCAGACTATGGGCGATGGCTGTGATCCGGAAAAGAGGATTCCCACACATACTCGGGGGCATGCATTAGATGGCTTGAAGCATTCTTCAGCTGGGAAATTAGTCGGGAGCCGGCTCCCGggttttatattaaattttgcaTCGCAAATGCCCATCACCGAAGAAGGTCAAGCTTCGTAGCTAACCGGACGCTTTCATAAGCGCTTTTCACTTTCCGGAGGTGCCACAGATAAACACATTAGTCCACTGAAagaattcaatttttataaaatttactaATATAAactaatataaattaataaacaaattataaaaaacctttcaaaagtttattaaaatattaattttcaataaaatccATGAAATGATATTGGGTGATCGGAAAATGAGGTATCTTATGTATCTTATAAATGCAATTCTTtaacaagaaaaataaatataaaaaaatataaacacttCTACAGAGAAATTAAACCTTaaagtaaaaattaaaaacttaaaaaacataaataaaatataatttttattaaaaaacctAATTTATTAACTGgatcatatttttttctctgccTTACAGCGGAAATCGCGGAGTGTATCCTTGTAAATCAGGACTAAAACAGGATAGCAAGCTGCGGCAGCTGCAGCCTGAAACGGAAGCGGATGCAGGAACCGGGAAAAGCGGGAAAACCAAAGGGGGAGCGTGGGCGAGGAGGAGGTCCTTGGGCAGAAGCCACACAGCCAAGACACGCGCGGATGTAAGGCGTTGATAGCGTCGGCTTATCGGCTTCCCGGGGACTGGCTAGGAGGGATGCCCTCTCCTAGGATTGCATCCTGGCATCCTGCCGAGGGACATATTGCGTGCGTGGGCATTAATATGGCAATAAAGTGGGGGATAGTGAGGGTGGGAGGTCCTTGCAACTCAGAAGTCGAGTGAAAGTTGGCAGCTAGAACTGGGCCACTTACTTAGCGCGCTCTTTAGACGGTTTACCGCGCTTCTGAGGCGAAaagtgttttaatatttttggggCAAGGTCTTGAAGCGAttttcagtttatttattatttcttttttttattttaaccgAATGTACGTCCATTAATCCGAATCGAATTCTGCAGGCAGTCGTTAACAATTTGGATGTATCCTGGAGGACATGCTGTGGCTTCCTTAAGCCAGTTGGTAAGGCCCAAAAGTCCTAGAAATAGGGGCAACTTTATCCACTTCATTTAGATGTCTAATtgaaactaaaaatattattttgtaatatttaatACTACTATAATGTGGAACTTTACGGATCAAAAGCttgaaaaatgcatttctTTAAAcgcttttatttaattattatttcatgCAATCTCTAGTTTCTGGATCAATGGATTTGCAGGTGACCTTTCGAGGAAAATCGCACAACAGCTATGAAATGTCCATTTCAGTTATTCACAAAAaggacatttatttttgattttattttcatcCAAACAGGAGTAACATGACCTGCAGCCATTTTCGTTGCATACCCTTTGGCGCCGAATGTAATGTAGAATGTAAAATCAGCCGTAAAAGGTAAAACGATGTAAATTACATtgcaaatttttaaataattgtttaatttttgaatatttgatCTTCAAGAGGTAGAGGAATGCCGATATTAATCCATTCTTTATGGCCCAAACACACACCCTTAGCCAAGCGGAATGTGGCCAAGGTTGCTGAGGGGGGAGTGGGGGTGGTTTCGTCCCCCCCATTATGCAAACCCCTCGAACCCCATCGCACACttgcatacatacatacatggaCTAAATAGTTTATGTTGTTTACCATTCGGCTTgctggttgttgttgctgctactTTGGCTGCTGCACTTTGGCATTAAGCGAACACGGAGCACGTCCTGAATCCTGGACAGTCCTGTTTGTGTGCGACTTAAGTCCCCCCCCGAGAGCATCGAAGGGGGGGCTTCTATTTGGCGGCCATTGTTTGAGGCATAAAGTTTATACTTTGTTTTTGGCTCCGACCATCTTCCAGATACTTCAGAAAAGGTTAAGTGAAAAGTTGGTAATCTTTATTGCAttattgatatttttattgccttaaaattaaatgaatatatAATAACCAAAAGAACTAAAACATCTTTGACATTTTCGTTGGTTGGCTGCGGTGAGAGCGCCTAAGAGCAAGAGAAAGCACTCCCTTCGGAGGCACTCTCTTAAATGACTGTGCGAAAAACACGGCAGTTGGAAAACATGGCAGGTATCTTAAAGATACTTAATTGGAAATTTGTGAGTGAAATATATCTTAAAGATACTTATCcgctaaaatatttttaataaaaagtatCTAAAAGATATGTTAGAAATAAGTTCAATAAACCTATAAAAATATCTCTTTTATATCTCTTGTCTGATAACAGTTATCAGgcaaaaaatgccaaaatcaTCCCACTGTGCACTGTTGAATTTGGCgagaaaacaacaaacagcGACAACAAGCAGCAGCGCAAGACAGCCCCAATCTCCCCCCCCGCCCACTCCCATTACAACTTTCAACGCGAGAGAGTCCgggagagaaagagagagccAAAGCACGCGAGTAAAACTGCCACGCTGCGCTCGCTCTCTCTCCGGCTGTTTTGTGAGAGTGTATCTGTTGGggctgtatctgtgtgtgtgtgttgagtatctgtgtgcgtgctatgtgtatgtgtgaggTGCGCGCGGCTGTAAGAGAGTTACAAGAACACTTGCTGCACCGTTCACACCCGTTGATTGGGTGGCTCTGCCGGCGGCGAAGTCGACGGCGAAGCCAGCGTCGAGGCAGCTGTCGCGGCTAGCGACCATTCCTCTTATTTCCTCTCTGTGAGAACGAATTGATATTTTGTGGCGCACGGTTGGAAAATTGCCTCCCAAGCACACCAGAAAACAGAACACAGAACACACAGAAACAAGCAACAGAAATCTGAGGAAAATCGTATACAAAAGCGTAGgtgcaacaataacaataacaacaaatacAATAAGATCAAAAGGCAACAAAAATCGCATTGTATGCCGCATTGTGAGTGTGTTAGTGCAAGTCCGTGCAATCTGCAATGCACAtaagtttaaattaaatactttGGCTTAATTAAATACTTCCGCGGCGTCGTCGTCGCCGtcgccgttgccgttgccgtctACGGTTATCGATTCTCGTCGTCCCGCTCGCTCTCACGCGCTCTTGttgctgtttgtttgtttgtctcGCCGCCGACGTCGCGTTTTGTTTGTGTACTGAGAAGAAGCAGAAAAACAtcagcagtggcagtggcagtggtaggtggaagtggcagtggcaacaacaaaataCTGCAATAGCAagactgcaaaaaaaaataacaacaaatttttataaacaaataacgTGGCGACAagtgcaaaaaacaaaaaaaaagcgcaGGTAACAACCAGgtaacaagaaagaaaaagaaagaaaagcgcTAACGGTGAAAGTGATTTTCGCAACTTGCTGGCCATTTTGGAGGAACTGTTTTGTTTGTATCGAGTgctgtgggtgtgtgtgcggGTGTACGGGTGTAGTGGTGTACTGTCTACCGGAATAACGGTCCATGTTCGAGGTCCTGTGTCCTGTTTCTGTGGAAAATcgttttcccaaaaaaaaatgccacaTATTTGTTGAATAAGAAGCTTGGTGGGACAGAGTGCCAACCGGAAGATTTTTCCTTTGCTGCCACCCACGAAAAATCGGCACAAAAGGGCCGCGCAAAAGGTAGTTTTCcgtctctctctctttcttgcTCTCTGGCGCTCTCATTCTCCGCTTGCCGCAAAAAAGGCAGCAGAAACAGGCGcgtggcagcagcagcccaAAAAGTAGTAGCCGAAAAAGTGTTGCAGTTTTGGTCCTGAGATGCAGCCACACTGTACAAGCTTACACTGTAAAAAagatttgaataaaaaataataacagtTTCTGAATTGTAATTTCTTGTTGGCAATAGAAATTAGAGAGAGATAGTCTTTAAAAAAGACaattaaattctttaaaa
Coding sequences:
- the LOC6494591 gene encoding uncharacterized protein LOC6494591, which translates into the protein MDQWTGVHRAFVIRAYYKSNDSISTAQRLFKKQFSIYQTPPTNVIKSWLRHFESTGSSQGGCYARSSLPQIFCTICNQCLSNEKNFTSSVK
- the LOC6494592 gene encoding uncharacterized protein LOC6494592, which produces MTVWSQVKPWEWCREIYKDRYSWSFVKCALVFSAGVILIRSLDGKMPDPDLVTKM
- the LOC26515310 gene encoding LOW QUALITY PROTEIN: uncharacterized protein LOC26515310 (The sequence of the model RefSeq protein was modified relative to this genomic sequence to represent the inferred CDS: inserted 2 bases in 2 codons); protein product: MDGWMAAFLGGQRSLSAFQPSSLPSFPPVSPANCVNGKATEAFANFAATAXRIQQHRILHKCIYIXYLSDGRALYCSYVLDGPAKWRSEPNKKESLKQNQQSSRSPFLNTLFGINSGSILAKNRLMWQYNYLAV